CCGCACTGGAGCGTGTGTTCCTGGCGGCTCTGCGCGCCGACGTGCCCGTGACCGAGGACGTCGGCACCGCACTGGAGGAAGCAGTCCTGGCGCCGGCCGAGGCCGGAGGCGTGTCGTCCTTCCTGCGGGACGAGGGTGAGCTGTGGCATCTGCGCGAGTACGCGGCACACCGCTCCCTCTACCACCTCAAGGAAGCCGACCCTCACGTGTGGGTGATTCCACGCCTGACGGGCCGGGCCAAGGCAGGCATGGCCGCGGTGGAGTACGACGAATTCGGGGCGGGGCGAGCGGAACGTGTCCACTCGAAGCTCTTCGCCGACCTGATGGCCGACCTCCGGCTGGACCCGACCTACGGGCGCTACCTCGATGCCGGCTCGCGGCAGATGCTGGCGACCGTCAACCTCATGTCGCTCTTGGGGCTTCACCGCTCCCACCGTGGTGCGTTGGTCGGTCACTTCGCCCTGGTGGAGATCACCTCGTCACCGGGGTCGAGGCTCCTCGCCGAGGCGTTGGAGCGAGTCGGTGCCGGACCCGCGGCGGTCCACTTCTATGCGGAGCACGTGGAGGCCGACGCCGTGCACGAGCAGCTCGTACGCCACGAGGTCGTCGCCGGTCTGCTCCACGAGGAGCCGCATCTGGCACCGGATGTCGCTTTCGGTATCGCGGTCACCGACTGGTTGGAAAACCGGTTGGGGGAGCAGCTGCTCAGCGCCTGGCAGGACGGCGAGTCCTCACTCCGCGTGCCGCTTCGTGGCGCGTGACGCGGTCTTCGGCCTCTTCCGGCCGCGGTGGCTCGTGTCGCACCAAGGGAAGATGTGACTTCGTCGGCAGGTGCACAGTGCCACAACGGGACGGTCCGAGCGTGCAAGAGTGCCGTCCTCCTGGACCACTTCGACCGGCCCTTCCACGAGCATGGGTCCACCCGGCTCCTGCATGACGCGCCGTGCGGCGCCCCGAGATGCGGTCTCCGGTTCAGTACGGCCGTTCTGCACGGATCACCACCAGCTCCTCCTCTTCCTGGCCGGGTTCGATCAGGCCCCGCATCTCCAGCCAGGCGGCCCGTCCACGCAGGACGGGGCCGAAGGGAACGAACCGGCGGTCGGCCACGCTGACGTCCAGCCCGGCGTCGGCCAGCCGTGTCGCGGTGATCGTCGGCCCGCTCAGCACGGAGTGGACGGCGAGCAGCACACCCCCTGGGCGCAGAAGAGCAGGAACCTTGGCGCAGACCCGGTCGATCACCGCTCGGCCGTCCGGCCCCGCCTCCCAGGCGCGAGCTCTGCCGCGACTGGGCAGGCGCCTGCTCGCGGACGGCACATACGGCGGGTTCGCCAGCACCAGGTCGAACCTGAGCCCCGCCACAGGCTCCGTCAGGTCGCCTCGGCCGGCCCGGATCACCCGCGCGTGGCCGGACAGCAGTGCGTTCAGCCGCGTCGTGAGAACCGCCGCGGCGGACATGTCGATGGCGATCACGCGGCCAGCGCCATAACGCGCGGCGGCGATGGCCACCGCGCCCGTACCGGTACCCACGTCCAGGACCTCTGCTCCAGGGGCCAGGTGTTCGCGCCGCAGAGCCGAGATCAACATGGCTGTGTCCTCCTGTGGCGCGTAGATACCCGGAGGGCTGAGGAATACCAAGGTCGGGGTCCGGTTCTCAGAGAGCACGAAGGGCCGGCGGAAGCGTCCTCGCCGACCGGTCGAAAAGGACTTCAACAGAACTGATGGCGCTCACCACCCGCGGTGTCGTCGACCCGGTCCGCGACTGACGTATCCACCTTGCGTCCCTCCTCCCGAGGCTGCAATCGGTGAGCTGAGTGGCCCAGGAGCCTACGTGCCGTGTGCACATGTGAAGCGCATACTGGAAGCACCTGCGCGAACGGAGGATGTCATGATCATCCTCGGCGTTATTCTGCTGGTCATCGGCCTGGTGGCCGGTCTGGGGATCCTGTGGACCATCGGTATCGTGCTCGTCGCGATCGGAATTCTCCTCTGGATCATGGGTGCCGTTGGGCACGCAGTCGGCGGTCGACGCCACTACTACTAGGGCCGCCTGATCCGGCTCCGTGCACGTGGCCGTGTGAGACGCCCAGGGGGACGCGGGAAGTCGGCGGCCCTGGGTACCCCGCGCCCTGCGCACGGACATGACGCCGGTCGGTGGATCGGAACCCTGACAGGGGCGTCGGACACGTCGACAGAACGACGATGAGTCCGGAGCGGGCCCCACCAGGGCAGGTGCGCCCGATGGCTCCGCTCAAGGTGCGGCGCGGCCGATACCGATCAGACTTGAATTCATGGCAGAAGAACGTCGGCCGCGCGCCGGGAAATCCACGAAGACAGCCCCTCGCCGCACGCCGTCAGCGTGTGGAGCGCAGGAGGCTGCCCGTGCTGCTTGCCGGAGCCTGAGCGACCTGATCGACCATCCCGTGGAGGGCGTCTCAGCGGTGAGACGCGCCGAGGACGGTTGGTGCGTCGTCGTGGACGTACTCGAACTGCCCCGGATCCCGGACACCACAAGTCTTCTTGCCTCCTACGAGGTGCAGCTCGATCGGGACGGCGAGCTCATGGAGTACCGCAGGGTCCGCCGCTATCGGCGGGGAGCTGCCGATGAATGACCAGGACTGCCCGACGACCGGAAGGACGACCCATGCCCGCGACCACCTATTCCGATGAGGTAGTGGCGTGCCCGCCGCGCGCCGGCACGTTGTACGACGTGCTGGAACTCATCCTTGATCGGGGCATGGTGATCGACGTGTTCGTCCGGGTCTCCCTGGTCGGCATCGAGATCCTCAAGGTGGACGCGCGCATCGTCGTAGCGAGTGTGGACACCTACCTGCGATTCGCCGAGGCATGCAACCGGCTCGACCTGGAGCGTGACTCCGGAAGCACCACCGTGCCCGAGCTGTTGAGCGGCAGCGCTGCCAAGTCCATCGGCAAGCGCAAGGTGCGCAAGGCCGCGGAGTCCGTGGGCGACACGGTGCGCAAGGCGGTCGGCGGCGGTGACGACGACTCGGACGAGTCGGACGAGGAAGAGCAGCAGGAACGGCCCAGGAAGCGGCGTGCTCCGGCGCGCAGTGGTGCGCCCCGTCGACGTCGTTCGGAGGCGTGAGCCGTGACGGCCGACGGTGTGTACGTCTACGCGATCATCCACGAGGGCAAAAGGCTGCCGAAGAAGGCTGGCGGTGTCGGCGCCCCGGCTGCCCCTTTGCGCACCATCCGGCAAGGACGGGTTGCCGCAGTCGTCAGTGATGCTCCGCCTAAGCTCCGAGCCCGGCGGCGCGACCTGATGGCTCACCAAGACCTTCTGATGCGGCTCGCGGACGATGGACCGGTCCTGCCCATGCGGTTCGGGATGGTCGCACCGGACGAGGAGACCGTGCGCGGTCAACTGGCCGCCGGCGAGACGGACCACGTCGCCGCTCTGGAGTATCTCTCCGACGCGGTCGAGGTCAACGTCAAGGCCCTCCCGGCGCAGAACGGACTCGCGAGTCTCGTCGCGGAGGACACGAGAGTCCGGCGGCT
The Streptomyces sp. NBC_00234 DNA segment above includes these coding regions:
- a CDS encoding iron-containing redox enzyme family protein encodes the protein MKLPESRGEVSAALIEALARDPGRSRLPDTALAVGADPYGDDLQLALYLCYELHYRGFDGVAGAWEWDPELLGVRAALERVFLAALRADVPVTEDVGTALEEAVLAPAEAGGVSSFLRDEGELWHLREYAAHRSLYHLKEADPHVWVIPRLTGRAKAGMAAVEYDEFGAGRAERVHSKLFADLMADLRLDPTYGRYLDAGSRQMLATVNLMSLLGLHRSHRGALVGHFALVEITSSPGSRLLAEALERVGAGPAAVHFYAEHVEADAVHEQLVRHEVVAGLLHEEPHLAPDVAFGIAVTDWLENRLGEQLLSAWQDGESSLRVPLRGA
- a CDS encoding CDGSH iron-sulfur domain-containing protein, coding for MQEPGGPMLVEGPVEVVQEDGTLARSDRPVVALCTCRRSHIFPWCDTSHRGRKRPKTASRATKRHAE
- a CDS encoding HemK2/MTQ2 family protein methyltransferase is translated as MLISALRREHLAPGAEVLDVGTGTGAVAIAAARYGAGRVIAIDMSAAAVLTTRLNALLSGHARVIRAGRGDLTEPVAGLRFDLVLANPPYVPSASRRLPSRGRARAWEAGPDGRAVIDRVCAKVPALLRPGGVLLAVHSVLSGPTITATRLADAGLDVSVADRRFVPFGPVLRGRAAWLEMRGLIEPGQEEEELVVIRAERPY
- a CDS encoding DUF6131 family protein, which encodes MIILGVILLVIGLVAGLGILWTIGIVLVAIGILLWIMGAVGHAVGGRRHYY
- a CDS encoding gas vesicle protein GvpO → MAEERRPRAGKSTKTAPRRTPSACGAQEAARAACRSLSDLIDHPVEGVSAVRRAEDGWCVVVDVLELPRIPDTTSLLASYEVQLDRDGELMEYRRVRRYRRGAADE
- the gvpJ gene encoding gas vesicle protein GvpJ — encoded protein: MPATTYSDEVVACPPRAGTLYDVLELILDRGMVIDVFVRVSLVGIEILKVDARIVVASVDTYLRFAEACNRLDLERDSGSTTVPELLSGSAAKSIGKRKVRKAAESVGDTVRKAVGGGDDDSDESDEEEQQERPRKRRAPARSGAPRRRRSEA
- a CDS encoding GvpL/GvpF family gas vesicle protein, with protein sequence MTADGVYVYAIIHEGKRLPKKAGGVGAPAAPLRTIRQGRVAAVVSDAPPKLRARRRDLMAHQDLLMRLADDGPVLPMRFGMVAPDEETVRGQLAAGETDHVAALEYLSDAVEVNVKALPAQNGLASLVAEDTRVRRLRDEARRRPGYEASLRLGEAVSASLESRAAEAGRRVLRELTPMARAVAVGPDVQGCVLNVSFLVDRGDSDDFRSVAERFGSAHRDHVELRCAGPLPCFSFVAAEGAHARAAGV